A segment of the Daphnia pulex isolate KAP4 chromosome 10, ASM2113471v1 genome:
CTGTTTGTTGGTAGTTGCCTTCGTAATACATTTTACGGGCCATACCAAAATCGGCAACTTTGGCCACCCCGTCGTCAGCCAGGAGAACATTACGCGCAGCTAAATCGCCATGAAGAACCTTCGTAAAACGAAAAACTTGTAATAgcactttttttcaaattagttAAGTACTACACAAATAAACTCACTTTCTTGCTGGCCAAATAATCCATTCCCCTGGCAATTTGGAAAGACCAAGAGATTAAATCCGCTGTGGACACGGTCATTCCATAAAAATTGCTATCAGGATCTTTTTGGCAAACCCCGAACGACACAGGCGGCTCATATTCATCtgtcaataaataaaacggtCAACAAATGCCCGTCAAATGCATTAATAATTAAGCTAAAAATTGATCTGTTCGGACTAATTTACATTAACAAAAAGACGATAATGGATCCCTATAggaagttttaattttttttcgacagCGATAACGTTTAATTTTACCTGCTAAGTTAACATCGTCGACTGTTGAGTTGGCATGAGCAAATCCAGATCTTGTTTTCTGTATTACATATCGCACTGTTTCGGGTTTTTCTGGATCTACTGCCTTATCAATGGGGCACTCCTTCCTAAATGTCAATTCGAAGTTATCACAAAAGCTATATAGGGAAAGTTGTGGGAATGACAGAACCTTTTCATGCCTGCAGCTGCTGTGTTGATTTCCTGCATTGCCGCATCCGACAAGAGATTGCCAAGTTTGTCGACTTGGTTGACAAAATTATTTCGGTGGTTAATCAAGTAACTTTGCAAATTGCCAAATCGGCAGTACTCGACTATCACAAACAGTTCTCCTGCAACAGCGGTATATCAACTTATTCATATTCTTTTTGAACCAatatcgtaaaaaaaagatgtaccTCTTATTAGGGTTTTGGTGCAGGCCCCCAGTAAATTGACTACATTCAAATGCGCTCCCAAGTGGATAAGAATTTTCAACTCACTGACCAAAGCCTCGAGAGCAGCGGCATTGGTTTGGGAGCGAACCATTTTGACGGCCACCGATTCAACATTTCCCTCAGAGTCTTTGACTCCGACCGCCTCTGCTTTGACGACTCGACCAAAACATCCAGCTCCCAGCTGTACACCTGCATTTTGTAAGTGGATAAAGATAAGAAATCAGTGAGATATTTTATTGACTTGACATACCGAGTTTCAGTCGATTCCTTGGGAATTCCCATCGTCTGTCGTACGGTAAGATTTCAATCTGGTCGTCCAAACTCAAATCGTCGTTCATTTCGTTGGGGTTTCCTCTGAGCAGAGCTTCCGCCCCGGGAAACAAGTTCAGTTTCTGTTAAAATGGACGTGtccaattgaattttaaaaacgaaattatAACGAAAACGTTGATTTCAGTAAAAACCTTGTCGCGATACAATTTGATGCTGAGGCCAATTGCAGCGACGAGAACAACTGCTAAAACGATGACCACGCTGATAATAATAGTCGACAGTTGAGACTCTTCAGCGAATTTGACTGTGAAATATTTGAAGGTTTCGTGTCGACTGTTGCTCAACCGGCAGGCGTATGTGCCGTTTTCGCCGGGTCTTCCATGCAGATTTAATGAGGACTTATTGCCGCCCGATAGCGTGACGTTATCCCCGGGAATAATGATGCCATCCTTCCAAACgttttgattttattgatGGCAatcttattttactttttctaaaatcaaaatttacctTCATCCATTGAAATGTGGGCTGGGGTAGGCCGTATCCTTCGCACCTCAAACTCGCCTCTTGGTCCTTGACCAGAAATATTGTTGAATTGTTTGGGTTGTCAATAAATGGCGTCTGAGACGCTGTGGGATAAATTTAAGATAGTTAAAAGCTATACTTTTTCCTGTCATTCAAAGCCGCCAAAGTTGAAGTGTGATTAGCTGTCCTTCTTAATTAGTATAGGCCTACCTAAAACATTGAAGGAAAATATCTGCGCTACTTCATCTGATGTCCAAGTGCGAGTGGCATTATTAATCTCTCCATCCATGCATTGGAATTTTGTTGGGGAATTCTTGCTCACGTTCCTTAATTCCAAAAAGCTcttgtaatatttttgaaattctcctTTAAGAGTCGAGTTTTCCGTCACTATTTTCATACCACCTGCCAGTACAAGGTCAAAAACTGTGAATACTACGTAAGTTTATCTGACTGTTTCTTCTTCGCTAGATAAATTACTTACAGAGCTCGCGTGGTGGGTTTGTTTCATCGATGTAGATTGGGTGCTGGGTGTCGTTATCCTTGAGGTAATAGGCCCATTTGGGTGGTGAAATCAAGTGAGCGCGGCAGATTAACGTGACGTTACTTCCTTCCAACACTAGaccatcatcttttttgtgGTCATCCCTTGTCAATTCGATTCCGTCTGTCCGATTCaagcaaaatcaaatcaagttaACGGCAAATTCAGATGTCAGATCAGCGGAAAAGACAGTAATTATAGTAATTATAACCTTTAACAAAGAtgttgaataatatttttgagGTGGCGTTCCCGAGTCTCCCACGGCACTCGTAAATCCCGTGGTCGCTTAACATCGCCTTGCTCAGCGCCAGTCCCTTTTTCTCATCAAATTCCCATTTTGTGTTTGGAACAGTTAATAAATCCTGTTGTAGTTCGTCCTATACAGAAAATCGGGATGTGTTAGCAGTAGGCTAATACGAgtgtattatttgtttgaacgGACCTTGGTTACATTTTCGCCGGGGGACCCCACCCTGCGTGTCAGTGTGACACGAACATCCGGATGGGTCGGTTTGCAAGGAATGTCAGCCCTTCGGCCATGATTCACAGTGAATTTGTCATCACCTTCGCTGTTAAacacaagattttttttgcctattcaaaccaaaaaccaaaaattaatcGTGTTAAACATTATATACGTTAACGTTATCTCAAAcggttcttcttctcggtTCTTCTTTTAAACTTACCGTAACCATGAACATAAACGTACTGCTCTGTTTTAAGTCCATGATGATGAGTTTGATGTAACATTTGTATGATCCAGTGTCTGCGAACCTAGCATTTGTTATCGTCAACGTAGAATAGGTATACGTCTGTCCCTCCGTCTCGTTCGTGAAAATCGTGTAAGTTGTACGGTTGTTTCGTCTTTCAATctagaaatattcaaatatgaGAAACAGTTAGAAAAACGATATCCGTGTCTTCGGTCGAATGGTTGTCTTATTCCCTACCGCCACATCTGAAGAGAGTTTGGGTAAAGTCCACACAATTTCGGCCGTATGGATAAACACGCAAGTGATTGTGAGGTTGTTGGTAGCGTTGAcgagttgctgttgttgattgGGAATCATAATCCCTTGATTTTTGTTCAACTCGATGGCATGGCTTTGTCTGCCAAAAGTTAACACCACCATGGTCAACACCTTAAGCACCGGACACATTTTTCCCAGTTGAAGGATACCAATGGCACCACGGAATTCGAGATTAATGGTCATTGCGGACGCGCTAGAATCACTTTTGAAAAACGAGAGCCAACGCAAAAAGTCGACGAGAGTCAACAGCCAACTAGTCACTGAGACCACGACCGACTCCAACTGTGGGTTAGGTGAAAATTTATAGAGGAATAGCTTCAATAAGGCAAAATCCTGgttgtgattttatttatgGATCGAAGAACACCGGCAGCCGTATCTTTTGCCTTATCCGTCTTCTGGTTTTAACCCATCCCATTTCCTAGGACAAGAGTGTTGCTGGAACCGGTTACATATTGAACTAAATTAGTcgtgaatatttgattttcctttaCACATAACCAGAAGTCAAGCGCGATCAATGGAAACGTATTATGTTCACCTTCCATCTTATAAGGAATTTCATGCATTATAGTCAAGGAGgaataaccaaataaaaacgacaaaaactCTATCTGCGACGCCCTGGCAAAGTTACGAACGCGGGGTCGACActgcacaacaaaaaaattaaattaaaacagttTAAGATTTTCAAAGCAAGGATGGCTATTTGGCACAGTAATTTGTACAAATCGGGCAAACAAACCTGTGGGCGATTAAGTAAGACCACAGAGACTgtcatctgatttttttactcCGCTTGACTCGCCGCTTATCtggatttttaaacatttggttgaaaataaaaatacacggCGTCGTAGTGTTCCTTTGGAAATAAGTTCCATAAAGGGGACTCTCAAATTCTGGTTCCAAGTTCCGCCCTTGAGACTTGGTTTTTTCACGCAACGTGGATAGTCCAAGGACGAGACATAAATAAGAGGATTCTAGATGAGTCTAGAAGAGTCTAATACgaaaaatttacaggtgaacaAAATATTGTCAACactattaaaaatttaaaagttctGGACTAGTGATTGACAGTGGAGCAATTACAGGCACaggaaaagcagtcaaaagtATGTGAATGATTGAGAAAGCTCGAGATGACTAACTAGTTATGTATGCAAAGCGAATCGCGCTAACTATAAAAGGACCAAAACTCCATACAAGTTCACACAGCAGCTCGAAAAGAGAAGGAGTCAGGGAAAAGGGTATTCCCGATTACCCGGACGCATCAGATACACACGTGTCGTTACAAGTAAAGACGGAATCAAGATATGTTCAGACaggttattttcaaatgaataaagtCAGAAGTCGATAGCTATAGCTACTAGTTAATGTTTAAAGCGCATCAAGTTGCTTGGCAGTTGTGCAGACAGCCCAAGAAAGTAAATAACCAGTTTCCCAATACCAATTTCCTCATTTCAATCAACAGTCATCGAAGACCGTATTTGTGAAAAGGATTCAATGATTCAGTTAATATCTTCAACAACGACCACAGACTTTGTTACGATTAAAATATAATGTTTCTTCGTTCGTTGACTCTTTCCCGGCGTGTTAGAACTTAGAAGGCATCGAATGGAAGAAATTATGGCAATAACGGTGCAACTCAcgcagattttaaaaaaatacgatcGTGAAAATCTTTGTCAACAAATTTCAGATATAAAATGTATGCGCATCGCAAGGTTATGGGAAATGAATTGCCAAGTCAATCCTGTTTTTAATGTAGCCTATGGGGGAACAACGAAGCTGAATGCCTTATTTTACGATTCTTGGAAAAGTAGTGCAACGTCCACAACCTCTGGTCTATCGACTGCGACACTTGTCGGGGATTAAAAGTTATTCCTACATCATGGTCTTTCCATCCAGAGTTCGTTACTCCAACATTTCTCATGCAGGGGGACATGATATGAATTAAGTACTATAGATATTAGAAGTAGGGAAATCAAACTGATGGCAGTATTAATCTCAAATATC
Coding sequences within it:
- the LOC124205717 gene encoding fibroblast growth factor receptor 1-like, which produces MNDDLSLDDQIEILPYDRRWEFPRNRLKLGVQLGAGCFGRVVKAEAVGVKDSEGNVESVAVKMVRSQTNAAALEALVSELKILIHLGAHLNVVNLLGACTKTLIRGELFVIVEYCRFGNLQSYLINHRNNFVNQVDKLGNLLSDAAMQEINTAAAGMKRKECPIDKAVDPEKPETVRYVIQKTRSGFAHANSTVDDVNLADEYEPPVSFGVCQKDPDSNFYGMTVSTADLISWSFQIARGMDYLASKKVLHGDLAARNVLLADDGVAKVADFGMARKMYYEGNYQQTGQKLMPIKWMAIESLTDRIFSTQSDVWSYGVLLWEIFTLGKVPYPGLEGNQLVRQLEKGYRMEKPDFAPTCMGEIMSSCWKADPKERPTFSEMEEMISSQMESTVSDHYLNLNSSYENLNEEKVNASPTEPLGLAKALDSKDKVGKRCSILPARNDTQTKIELNKLSRQVESNQELKKVSCSNRRIESLINRLKRQGFSIHQDFAEIFV